CTTCCAAACAAGCCGCCCCGGGAGCAGAGCCCGCCTCTGGAGGTCTGCAGCCGGACACCGGAGGACCGTTTGAAGTGATCTCGCCCAGTGTCCATGTGCCTGGACAGCCAATGTTCACGCCCAAAATGCACTCTGGCCGCCAGGGTGCCGACAGCTGCTCGGACAAGGACGAGGCTGCAGAAGCTCTCGCATTTCCCCCTAAAGAAGCCAGCGGGGAGGCAGCTACCTCCCTGGCAGAGGAAGACTCGGCTCCAAGAGAGAAACCAGGAGGTAGAAGATCTGGTCTGTTCAGGTTTTGGCTTCCGAACGTTGGGTTTTCTTCCTCTGCCGAAGAGCCGCGCGCCGATTCCAAAGGTGAGGCCCGCGCGGCGGCTGCCCTCCAGACACAGCCTGGGGCATGGCCCGAGGCAGAGCTCCCTAAGAAGCCCCAGAGGGCGGGCTGGTTTCGATTTCCCACATTAGggctctcctcctctcccaccaaGAAAAGCGAAAGCTCTGAAGACGAGGCAGCTCTGGCAGAGCAAAACCCCCAAGAACAAGCGGTCACGTTCTTTGATGCCCCAGAAAGCTTCTCCCCAGAGGGCGAGGGGGCCGGGGGGCCGGCGGAGACTGCGGGCGCCAGAGCGATGGCCACATCCACGGCAAGGACAGGGCTGGTCCTGCTGGAGCAGGACCCAGAGGGCGGGATGCACCTGCACCCGGGCCCACCACCAAGTGAGGACAGACGAAAGGAGGCCCTGCGAAGCTCCCACCGTGAGGACGCGTGTGTCCACCTTGATTCATAGCACCGAGAGCAAAGCAGAGGTGCCCGAGAGCGGCGGGGCCCCACCCTCCCACAGCCCTCCCTAAGTGGGACCCCAAACGTGCCGGCCTCCCAGCGCCTCGGCAGCAGAGGCGGCACCCGGACTCCCCACGAGACCCCAGCCCCACGCGGGGTCCTGTGCTCCTGAGGGTCTTTGTTAGACATATGTTACTCGAGATCCCTGCCCACGAGGCCCTCGAGAACGCAACTGCTGCTTGCAGAAGGGGCTGTGACGGCCGTGGGTGCAGAATTCGTCTGGGGTTCAACTCCTGTCCTGCTGCTGCCTCCTGGTGAAGGTCGTTTCGCTCTTTCGGGCAGAGTCCGGCGTATTCCAGGCGACCCCACTCCCCGCTCGCTTGCGACCAGCTCACTCCGCCGTCGGATGCCTCGCCGCCAGCGCGGCAAGCTCTGGGACGCGTTGTGTGACGACGCTCGcgccctgggctgggggcgggcGAGCCAGCGGAGGCCGTTCAGACGGCCGTGAGTTCCCACGGGACGGTCTGTGGGCGTCCACTTGCCCGCGGCACCCCCCCACCCTGCGTGCCCAGCCCCTCAGTGTACCCGCTGCGGCCAGGCTGCAGACGGGACCTGTCTGGCTGCTCCCGGGACCCTGGACGGGCAATAAATCCAGTGCTGCTTCCCCAGTGCTGACCGCGAGGTGTTTGTTCTGGTTGGAATCCATCCCTGCGCGCCCCCACGCGCGCCGTCCTAAACGCTCCTAGGTTGCTCGGGGAAGCAGAGTCAAGGGTGGCTCACTCATCCGTTTGTCTGTCCAGACCCTCCTCTGAGCCAGCGGCTGCGAGAGACCAAGAGGAAGAAGGCGAGGGCCCAGGAGTCCGCAGTGTGGCCGGGGAGGCAGCGCAAGGCGTGGGTGGTGGGCACAGCAGGGACAGCACACGGGGGCCCTTGGCCTTGGGGGCCGGGGATGGGGAGCTGGGTCCTCGGCCACGATGGGGGCCCATCTCAGAGGCTTCCTTTGCCGTGGTGGCCCTCCACCCCAAGCAGCCCACGGGAAGCAGATTCAGAACAAGGTTGGAGGCGTTTCCTATGAACTTCCAGGGGTCAGATCTCCTCCCGGCTGCCTTCAGACGCCCCTCAGGGGCCCGTGGGCACGAGGCATTCGGAGTGGGAGCTAGAGCCTATCCCACCTCCCTTCTGCTTGGAGAGGAGCGGCTGCTCTCGTGGCTGGGGCTACAGGAAAAAGAGCAGGGCTGGGCGGGGGCGGGTTGGGGGGACGCTGGGCCCGGAGGGCATCCTGCTGTCCCCGAGGctactccccccaaccccctccccctgctgccctGAGAGAGCCTGGGAGGCTGGGTCCTTCCCCCTGGCCGCCATGGGAAGTCCCATCTCCTGTGGCCGGCTGGGAAGGTCTCCCAAGGTAGCGGATGTGGAACCCTCTGgaaggtggggcggggggagggaaaGCTCAGTGGGGACTGGGTCCCGCAGTCAAGGAGGCTGCAGTagcctctcccagccccagcctcgtGCCCATCAGACCGACGTGGGGAGCACAGCCCCCTGGGAACACTGCAGTGGGGGTCTGCCTGGCTCCGTGGGTTTCATTCCTCTCTGAGTCCGGAGTCAAGGCGTGAGATATCGTAGCCTTGGGAGCCACTGACAGCACAGGCCCTTCCACCTTCCGTGTGGCCTCTGTTCTGTGTGACAGCGTGTGGGAGCCACCTGCACCGTGTGACAGCATGAAACAACGCACACTTAGGACTCCCCCAGTCTCTGTGGGTCGGGAGTCCGAGCACGGCTTAGCCGGGTCCCATGACGCCGCCATCAAGGCACGGGCCAGGCTGCCGTCTCATCTCCAGACTCAACTGGGGAAGGACCCACTTCCCACACTCGCAAGGCTGCTGGGTTCAGGTCGGGTGGCTGAGGGCCCTGCTTCTTGCTGGCTGGAGGCTGCAGGCTGCCCCTGGGGCGCTGCCCTGCGGGCCTCTCCATAGGACAGCTCGCGGGAGTCTCCTTCGTCACAGCAAGGGTCGGCCCCCGGCCAGATGCTGTTACCGCCTCGTGTCACGTGACCACCTCTGTGCGTTCTACCTGTCGCAGGCGAGGCAGCTAGTGCCCTCCCtcgagggcctgggttccaggATCCCAGGAGGCAGGGTCTGTCCCCCACACCCCAGAAGGGGTCCCCGGGCCTCTCACGCCTCGTCAAGCTAGGCCTCCTGTGACGGGGGTCTGCTCTGGAGGCCTCTGAGGCTGCCACTGAGGTGTGGCCACCAGACCCACAGTGTGTGAAGCGGGCCTTGCCCTGGCTGTGGCCTTTCACCCTGTTGCCCCGCCATAGCCTGGCGCACAGAGCCCTCCTGGGCCACGGCTCATCAGCCAAGGGGGCAGAGGGCCCGGGGTCTGCTGCTCCTGGGGCGCTGCCCTGCAGCACGGTTGCGGTGGGAGTGGTGTGCCGCCAGGGGAGCTCACGCACAGACCAGCAGCCAGAGGCCCTGGGCGCTTCTCAGGCCGCGTGGAGCCGTGGCACTCTCTCCAGATCCCCGCGGGTCTGGGCAGGGAGACAGGCTGGGTTTGGGGATCTTCCTCGCAGACGAGGACACTCACGTCAAAGGCGTCCAACGGTAACCCAGTCAGGTCTCCCTGGGGCCGAGATGACGCGGGAACTGGGGAGCAGCGGCCCGGGGTGGGCCTGGGGTCCGCTTGCTCAGCTCCCTCAGCGGCCAGTGTCTCCTGGACATTGAGCCAGCCCCCAACTCTAGCCTCGGGTGCCCTGGGGGCCTCTGCGAGGGCAGGTGGGCTCTGAAGCCGAGGTCAGAAACCAGAAGGTGGCGAGGCCAGGGCCGAGACAGGCTTCTGACCCAGCATTCCTAGCAGAAGGGCCAGAACCGAGTTGTCAGACCAGGATTCAGCTCCTGCCTCTGTAGGGCAGGTGCTGGGCGAGGCCCAAGAGAGGGTGAGCTCCAATGGGGCTGCATCCAAACCCCATCCTGGCTGGTTTCACCCTCCCCCCAGCTCAAACCCAGGTCCTCTCCACTCTACAACTCTACCGCCCGGTTCCTGGCCCCTTATACACCGGGACTGGGTGCCACGAGCAGCTTGGCCTCTACAGGCCTGGGCCCACCACCCCAGGCGCCAGCCCCGCCCCCATCAGGCCTGGGCCCACCCCAGGCGCCAGCCCCGCCCCCTGCTCTGTCCCTGGGTTCCTGTGGGCGGGAGGCTGGACGCTGGGGAGAGTCAGGGGCTAGCATGGCGGAAGCCCAGCCCCGCCTCAATGTGGCCTCGTGGACACAGGCGCCTCCCAGGTGGGTAGAGGCTGAACTCCAGCCTGGGGCTGAGAAGGTGGGACGCAGCCTGACCCAGGACTCACAGAAGAAACAGGGGAGCACACAGTATTGTAAAGGCTCCGTGTGTGGGCAGGAATTGCGGCTCTGTGGGAGCCAGGGAGGGCATCCTGGAGGGCTCCGTGGAGGAGGTGGGGGTTTAAGAGGGGCTAGATTTGGAGAGCAAACAGTTTGCGCCTGCCCTGCGTTGGGCAGTCCTGCCCCTGACCAGGGCTTGTGCGGATGGAGCTGCTCGGGGTCCAGACTGGGGGCCAGGCAGGGAGACCCGGTCGGGAGCAGCGGGGCTCCGCAGCCAGGAAGAGCTGGACGTCAGCCCTGCCAAACACAGTCCTGGCCCTGGGCCTGTCCATCCAGGCCTACAGCGTAGCGGGAGCTCCAGTCTCGCTCAAACAGTTGCCGCAGCTGCCCCTGCACGGGGGCCGCCCCTGGCTGCGTGCTGGAGGCCCTCTGGCTGACCACCAGGCCCACACCCGAGGTGCTGCTGAAGTAATCTTCCGACCAGTTGGAAGTGCCTGTGGGCGGAGACGCTGGGTTACTGGGCCGCAGTGGGGGGTCCTCTGCTGTCTGGCCCAGCCCGATGGCCCCAGCGGCCACTCTGCCGTGGTCCGGCTCCAGCCCCGCAGCCTCTCTGGCGCCGAGTGCAGCCGCTCTTCACGTGAGGGACTGCACCCCGGCAGCCCACGGACTCAGTGCTCGGGGGGGCTCGGTGCCAGGGGTCCCCACCTGCCTCCATGGGGGAGGGCCTGAGCCCTTCAGCAGGTCCCCGCCCGGGGTCCACGCTGGACGGAACAACAGCGCCCCCTTCAGCACCCGGCCTGGCCACCGCCCGGGCGACACGATCGCTTCTGCGGGCCTGTGTGCCCTCTGCTGGCATCCGCTCGCTCGGCAGCCCACGAGGACTCAGGGGTCCTGAGCCGCTGCCCGCAGCCCTCCCCCCTGCTCACCTATGTAGGCCGCCTTCTCCGTGACCATGAACTTGCTGTGGTTCACCCTGCTGAAGGGGATGTTGGAGTGGTTCCTCACGGGCACGATGAAGACTTTCTTGGGGGAACAGAGAGGGTGTGTCAGCCAACAGGGAGGCTGCTTCCCGGCCCGGCCAGGGGGTGGGTCCTCACCACGTCCACGGACACGTTGGCCACGGGGTTGCTGAGGGCCTGCAGGGACCGCAGGTAGGGGAACATGCTGGGGTCCGTGTTGAGCCAGCAGCTGACCAGCAGGCGTACACGCACGCCCCTGCTGACGGCCGCCACCCGCAGCGCCGTGTCCAGCACCGGCCAGTACCTGGGGAGGGTGCGGGGGAGGGTCAGGGTCCTCAGGTCAACCGGGCCCCGCGCACACGCCCCGAGTGGGCAGGGGTCCTGGCGGGCGAGGAGACAGGCCAGGAGCTGCCCACAGGCAGAGGGGCCTCCCCCGTCCGGGGCCGCCCGGCTCCCTCCTGGCCTACCTGGCGGGGTGGCTGAAGCGCGTCGTGGGGAAATACTCCATCACCGAGGCATAGATGAACTCCCGGGCGCCCCCCATCACCGCCAGCAGCGCATCCAGGTCCCGTGTGCGGCCGTGGGGGCAGAGTGCGGGCGGCGATGCCTGTGCGGGCAGAGAGGTCCCTGAGGGCACTGCCCACCCGGTTCTGAGCCACTGTGTTCCTGGACCCATGACACCACGGTGCAGCCACCCTCCAGCACTGGGAACCAGGAGGAAGACAAGACGTCGGGTCTACACAGGGGCCCCGGGCTGGCCTGACTCCGGAGGAAGCTCCCTGCGCGGCTCAGCCTGGGTCACCACATCTGGGGAAGCGTCCTTGCCTCCGAGGCAGGGTCTCCACTGTAGCCCAGCACTGGGGTCGCTGCCATGTACCCTGAGGGGGGTCGTGGCTGGTGGGCATGACCGCCCGCCCCTCagtccccctctcctccccccagaGTGACAGAATTGCGTGATGCACgggtcctccccccaccctccctggtCCTGAGTCAGACCCCATCCAACAGTGTGCTCTGAGGCCCCCAGGGCCACAGGGTGACCCCCACAAGCACTCAGGTTGCCTGTCTCCAGTGGATGACGATGACCGCGTCCTCTCCTGGGGCCGGGCCTGCCCCTCCGCCATCCATGGCGCTGGCTCCCCAAGCCGTGGCCCCGAGGACCTAGCAGACTCTGGGGTGTCTGCagggcaggcctggggtgggcggggctcccTGTGCCTCTGGCCAGCCAGGAGAGCAGGGGCTCCAGTCGGCGCCCCTGACCACTCTTACCGAGAAGTAGGCAGTGGTGGGCACCCCGTCAAAGTAGTCCTGGAAGGGCTGGAAGCAGTTGATGTGGGAGGAGAAGTTCCGAGGCCAGGGTTTGGGGAGGACAGCCCTCGGCACCCCCAACACCCAGTAGGTCTGGAAGGTCTTCTCCAGGTCCTGGGCCAGGCGGCTACAGTTGTAGATGATGGCGCCGAGCTCCTTCACCTGCAGGTACCGGGGCGGCGCTGCGGGAGGGGCCCCTCTGGGGCCGTGTGGACCCCCTGGGCCAGGGGTGCCGGGCAGGTGCAGCCCCCGGCTCGGCAGCCGGTTAACAGCAGCAACCATCACCCGCGAGAACCCGTAGTAGATGGTGCGCTGGGGGAAGCCGTGGGGTGGGGTGCCCTGCGGGTCCCTGTTCTCCTTAACATTGTATTCCAAGGGCAATGCGTGTTTATTACCAAAAGACAATAGAAAACGCATAAAtgcacagagaagaaagaaaaaagaaaatcactctcCACTGCTAAGCGACAGCTGCTGTCACCGTTTGGACTCATGGTCAGAGCATTGCTTTTCCCAGAAGGGATCGCGCTTTGTCTGCACGGTTTCCCGGATGAGGTGACTCGAGCATCTTTCCGGGCGGTTAAATGACCTACTGCAGCAGGAGCTCAGCGCCGTTAGAATCCGGTAACCAGTCTCCGGGTGTTTCTACCACAGCGATGTTACAGACATGGCCACTTCCCCCAGGGTGACTGCCCACATGGGAACATGGGGTCTCCCCTCTCGGGGCTCAGGGACTCACCTGTGTCAGCGACCGCCAGTCCATGTTGGCGCTGCCCACATAGATGTGCCGCCCATCCACGACCCAGAACTTGGAGTGCAAAACGCCACCGGTGAGCCTTCCCATGGGCACGTGTCGCACCTGCGCGCCTGACGAGGGTGCAGGACGGTGCGGTGAACCCGCTTTGCACTGAGCCAGATTCTCAGCTCTTTCTCTGCAGTTGGGTGGATTCCTTTCTCCTCACAGCAGTCCTACTCAGTTGatgctgttattcccattttacaggtgggaaaactgaggcatcGACCAGCCTGGGGTCCCTCCAGGCAGCCCGGCTCTGTGAGGGTTGTCTCTGCTGCCTCTGGCTCCCGGCCAAGCCACCACCCACAGGTTGAAGCAGCTGGGCTCAGCAAGGCCCGGAGACCACCCTGTGCTCTGCCCCCTGGGAAAGGACACGTCCGGCTCCCTGGAACCAGCCCCCGGGGAAGCCCACTCGAAGGCGCTTGCGGCACTGGGCTCCCGGCCTCCCCCTCCCGGGCGGCCCCACTGCTCTCGCCCGTCCCCAGGCCCAGGACGGCGGGAACCTACCTCGGGCCACCAGGACCTGCAGGTCGGTGGAGTTCGGGACCAGTGTCGGGGCGCTGGTGGCCACGGCCAGGGAGACATTTCTGTCCAGCAGCTGCTGCAGCTTCCGCAGAAGGGCCTCTCCCTGGGAGGGCGGGCGAGCGGTGAGAGGCCACCCCAGTCCCACCGGAAAGGGCCCGGACTTCCCCGGAGGCCGCCTCTGACCGCCCGCAGATGCGCTACCCGCCGGGCTTGCTGTGTGCCTGGCCCCTGGACGGCCCGCAGCCTCCGAGTCAGGGGAGGGGTGGCGCACCAGCTGGGAAGAAGAGTCATTGACCCCAGTGTCGGGCCCCGTGAGGGACCAGTAGAAGGATGCCACGTGGACACTCTCCCGGGCGGCGTCCAACAGCTGCAGCCAGgcctgggccaggggctgggcagaCGGGCTGCCCGGTGCAGGCGGCAGGTCCCGGGGGATGCTTTCCACGAGGACGAGCCTGCGGAGGAGGTGCCAGGTGTGAGTGCAGGAGCCACCAGCCAGCCTCACGTCACCCGTTCCATCCCGTCCAGCCAAGCGGGAGGGCTGAGCCCAGGCCGAGGTGCAGGGAGGGGGCCGCAGGCCGGACTGGGCAGGGCAGGCCTGACACCCAGGAGCGCCCCAGGGAGGGGCCTGAGTGGGGGACCTGAGAGCAGGGCAGTTGGCGCCCAGGCCCGCCCCAAGCCCAGGTGCTGTCTGCTCAGGTCTGTCGCTTGCGGAGCCCGGCAGAGGTGTTGGGTCTGGGCTCCTGCAGCTGTGGAGGCCCTTGGAGACGCCCGGGCTGACCCAGAAGGGAGGGCTGGGCCGGTGGGGGTTGGGGGTACGCTGGGGGTGTGCTGGGATTCCATGACCCCCCAGcggggcgggaggggcgggggctgCGACTCCACCCCAGGTGGAAGGGCTGCGATGGTGCCACCTCCGCCCAGGTAGGACCGGGGCTCGCGGCCTTGTCGGAGTCTCTGGGTGGCAGCCTGCCTTTGCTGCAAAGAGCGCCCCAAGTcgtccccgccccccgcccccactccgGCCCATACAGTTCGGGGCTTCTCCCCCTCTCCCGACCACTCCCCCTGCCTCACAGCCCACCCTCCCCGGAACCTGCCTCTTCCAACAGGAGGTGGCAGAGAGCAATGCTCGTCCCGCTGGGGAGCCCCAGGGGGAAGGCAGGCGGCGGCTACCCTGCAGACCTCACAGGCTCACTCACCGGCAGGAGTCCTTCTGCTGATGCCGCCGGGCCTCCCCTCCCAGGGGCGCCCAGGCCAGGCTGGAGCCGAGGCCCCGAGGCATGGTGGGCCCTTCCTCGGGGCGCACGTGGCcccaggtggagggagagagcaCTTGCCACAGCACGTAGGTGAGGGTCACCGCGCTCAGACACAGCAGAGCCAGAGCCCCCCGCACCTGCAACCGGAGGAGGGCGTCACCGCGGGGTCTCCGGGGCGTGGCCGTGCTCTTCCGGGTGGGCCTGATGGCCTCTCCAGCGCTGAGACAGACCGTCCCTGCTGCCAGGGAGGCCAGGCCTGCCGCTGGGCGGGGCTGGCGAGGACGGGGCCACGCAGGCCCGAGCCCACCGCCGGGGCGCAGCCTGGGGCCGCATGGTCACCGGCCATCTTCCCAGGTCCCCCGAGACAGGGCACGTGGCAGGTGCCGGGCAGCCCTCCGGTCAGGGTGGCCCGCTTGCCCCGTGGCTAGTTCTGTCCTCGCCACTCTGGCCCAGGGGTCCTGTGAGGCTGCTGAGACCCTCCCTCAGGCCCCCAAGTCCTGCTGGGCGCGCCTCCCTGTCCCGGGGCCACGCGGGGGCCACCAATGTGGTCTGCATAGGCCTCCGCACCTGCTTGGGGTGACCTGGCGTCACCCACAGCTCCAGGCCCAGCTGCAGTGGCTCCACAGTGTCTGGGCAGCTGGGCGCAGGGGCCACCACTTCGTGGGGACCCTACAGCCACCCACTCCTGCCCACGGTCGCACCCTCAGCACAGCCTGGCCTGAAGCTGGCGAGTGCCGTGCCCTTCACTAgttgcgcgtgcgtgtgtgtgtgcgcgccccGGTCTGTTCCCGGGACACACGTGACCCGCTGCTCTCCCTCTCGGACCCCCTCCCGGCGGGCATGTGGGTGTCTGAATCTCAGTTCCTTGTTTCAGTCACAACCTCAACGAGTCTGATGCCATTTCTGCTTTCCAGCTCGGCCCTCTCAAGGCTAGCCTGTATATAGCTGCTTCCCTTCCCGGGCTGGGCGCCCCCCGTCCTGGGCCCTTGCAGCCCCTGCTGGGCGCCGGGCAGCAGCCCTTGTCCTGGCTGGGGAGACCCTGCACGGAGAGAGTGTTGCTGTTCACGGGGCTGGGGGCCGAGTCGGGACGCCTTGATGCTGCCAGCAGGGCTCTCCCAGTGCAGCAGGACTCTGCAGCCGCTGGGGACGGAGGCTGCGTCTTGTCCCCTCAGAGCGGTCACTCCCACGAGGAGCTGGAGGCCAGGCCGGCTGGGCCCCGGCTGGAGTTGGGCCCCTCCCCAAAGCAGCCTCAAATGCCACCACGAGTGGGATGCTCTGGAGCCCAGCGCGGCCCCCccggagggcgggggaggggcccACGCGCAGCGACAGGgatccccgccccgccccgccccacccggCCGGCCAGACCCCGAGGCATCCGTGAGGGGTGGGTGcagccctccctcctggcctTGGTGGGGAAGTGGCCCCTgcagcctggggcctggggcctggg
The genomic region above belongs to Phocoena phocoena chromosome 2, mPhoPho1.1, whole genome shotgun sequence and contains:
- the PLD4 gene encoding 5'-3' exonuclease PLD4, which gives rise to MNAKAGPPEPAPPLDMQGPQGCSCPEPPRTADLPRPRQLPRGWVARQVPRPCSESQMRAVGAGLPRSNLPVCLGPRAAQQRQHLCKDGPGAPPRTTPRLPLLRGPHEVVAPAPSCPDTVEPLQLGLELWVTPGHPKQVRGALALLCLSAVTLTYVLWQVLSPSTWGHVRPEEGPTMPRGLGSSLAWAPLGGEARRHQQKDSCRLVLVESIPRDLPPAPGSPSAQPLAQAWLQLLDAARESVHVASFYWSLTGPDTGVNDSSSQLGEALLRKLQQLLDRNVSLAVATSAPTLVPNSTDLQVLVARGAQVRHVPMGRLTGGVLHSKFWVVDGRHIYVGSANMDWRSLTQVKELGAIIYNCSRLAQDLEKTFQTYWVLGVPRAVLPKPWPRNFSSHINCFQPFQDYFDGVPTTAYFSASPPALCPHGRTRDLDALLAVMGGAREFIYASVMEYFPTTRFSHPARYWPVLDTALRVAAVSRGVRVRLLVSCWLNTDPSMFPYLRSLQALSNPVANVSVDVKVFIVPVRNHSNIPFSRVNHSKFMVTEKAAYIGTSNWSEDYFSSTSGVGLVVSQRASSTQPGAAPVQGQLRQLFERDWSSRYAVGLDGQAQGQDCVWQG